The genome window aactataatattttttaacaaaattttattacttttaaatattcaaaactaGTCCTAGCATTTTGTTTGGATGGACGATATgataaacaaagaagaaaaaagaaataaaagaaaaatatggtaAAAAAAGGGTGTATTATTTGgatatatagaaataaaaagaatcatatGTATTTATTTGGATAAGTAAAAAAATGGGTGTATTATTTGGATGAgtagaaaaaacataaaaaaagtaaagcaattatatgtataaaattttTTACCCTGACAACAAATTTGTTGTATTTAATTGAGggtaaaatagtaattaaatttCTTCTATTACTCATTACTTTTTTATGGAAATTCTAGGCTATTATAGATAGAAGTTTTTGATGGTAGgagcacataatttttttttggtattcaaacaaatgaagtattttatatattgtttaccTCAAACTCAAATCTTACCAATTAAAATATCAACTCTactaaaacaattatatatatatatatatatatatatatatatatatatatatatatatatatatattcaaattttcctcgTTTACTAAAACTCCTGTCCATTCGCTGCCGACCCTGCTAATGTCCAAACAATCCCTCATTTAGATGTTGATTGAATTGGTTGTCATAATTAATGAGGTTTTTGTGCTAGTGTTTTGATGgttttcattaaattattttgcaaTTTTCGTAATGTTGAACATGACAGTACTTATCAAGAAAGGTagaaacaaaattttctaataaaCTACAGATGGTGCCATTAAATATATCAAAGGAGAAACTTTCATCGTCAGACGTTTCTTCTGATAAAATAGTAACACTTCGATGGTAGGCAAAAGaggaaaagtttttttttttttttttaagatgcgTTTGCTGTTTGGGAATGagattatgaaaaaaaagaaaaaatattaaattcaaaataacttatgattttattttaaaaataaaatttcctaaattaaaaatattcaatacaaaaattaCTCTCACTTTCCTTCAAAGATTCAACTGCCAAACAGCCTTGTAACGGGAGATTTCAAGAGCCATCCAATTGCCAGGTCTTAGATCTGGATTTTCTGCATTCTCCATTATTCAATAATTCAAAACTGTTAAATAAAGGTCGAATGACTCATTTTATCTCAACTTGAAACACATTCCAAATCTCAATAATCTAACAATTATAAATGTGTTGAATGTACGAATGTGACAAAATGTGTCTCCACTGAATCCATTTTAACTTTATAAGGACCATAAACTAGTAAATACCCTAAAAACCACATTTTTTCCTAGTTTACGTTACATGGCCTGaagaacaagaaaataaaaactagttgatattcaaatttcataacCTGAACAAATCAGAGTTTGGATTCTAGAGAAACTGACGGAATGACAAAGGTAGCTAATAGCTATTAGCTAATATTTGACAGATAGATGACTATACAATAGAAAACATCAAAATCTATAATGTAATACTGTTTGtccgaaaagaaaaaagaataataaatatctAGCTATATATTCTAAGATCCAACAATTATATGATATCATattcaagaaaataaacataGTAAAAAACCATCCACAATTGTTCAAGAAATGCTTGGTGAGTATTCTGATCCTATTGAAAGATAGGAAGGTCATTCCGGGGCTGTTGGTATTGACTTGTACTGACTTGTGCAGGAACAAGGCTACTTGAAGAGGCCTCTTCTCCaatttcatttgacatttttacGAAATAACTATGcctgaaaaattaaatgattataagttaataactcgatatcatataaaattgtaaaattcaaATGCCAAAAGCAACTTGTATCTACCATCGAGTATCAGCTGTCAATTCAGGATGGAAAGCAGTCGCTAATATGTTCCCTTGTCTCACAGCAACTATAACTTTACTTTCTTCCTCAGCATTCTCCTGCCATATCCAAAACTAATATGAAATGAGGTAATTAATGGGGGGAAAAGACCAAGAAATTGTGGTAAAGTTGATTAATTTTCAGTGGCAATTGGAAGGCAGTGTTAGTGTCAAAACTACTTTTAGGAAAATTAGAGTTGTTGGGTTCTAGCAGGAAACATTTAGTAGAAGTAACTGCTGAGTGGTTTTGGAACCATTACATTACAAGATTGCTTCCTAAATCACCAGCAATAAACATAAAAGGCCTCTTAAGCAAATAAGTTAAACGGTAGTATGGTCATCGTCATGTAATTGTGGTTGGTCTAACTAAAAACGCATATACAGTAAAATTAAGGTGCATCTCCAAATCCATTGTTGTaagattaagaaataaaaaactacATAGGGAAAAACAGAGATTGCTAATTCTTCATTAAGGGAATTGATAATCATCCGAGGAACATTTCCATGAAAGCAACACAACCACAGCAAATACTATCAGTAGTATGATACTACGTCTGGCGAAGACAGTTTCTTTTCTAGGACTTCTTTACACTTCAACCCTAAAATTCAAAACTATAGTCACCTTGTGCTGCTAGTATGAGCATGTGACTCAGCTACCAGTTTACGATAGCAATggcattagtttttttttttttttttttttatgctaaaaaTATGGATTAACCTTAACATACAATGTTGAAAGCCGAAAGGCTATGGCCAATCAGCAATCCATGTTAATATTCGCAACTAAACCTAATAATACGGTATATCAGTAGTTCATACTTCATTGGGTATATGAAGATGAAGTCAAACATATTGGGTAACAAATTAAATATCCTATAAGGTAATATTATTATGTGCagttttcacaaaaaaataggaaaccGTTCCAAAGAGAATAAGCATATAAACAAGAAAGAAATTTCCAAAGAGTGGAGAATCATTGAATAACAGAGTCCTTAGCTAATAAGAACTGAATATTGCTATACTTATCATTTATTTCCTATTCAGAAACTTAGATTTGCTCAAATGAAACTCTAGAATCCCACTGAACCAAATTAAACTTGGAAACAATTTAGCACAGAGCTTGAATATGTACCAgagaccccccccccccccccccccctcctctCTGTTCCCCACAAgctttaaattcaaattcaatcctCAGCTTCATAGACAGAATTTACACCTGATATTCCCCCTTCTAAGTTGGATCTTATCATACCAATAACATCAGTTACATCACCAAATGAAAGTCCAAATATAACACATTCTTGCATTTTGATGTTGTCCATTCTTGCATGTTTTcataaacattcatcatacatTAACCTTTTAAATTCTAATAGATCTGGAATACCACTAACAACCTAAAACTAGAATTGACAAATGATCACACTCTAAAATATGAGTCTGACAAATTTCCAATTTACTCAAAAAGGAGACAAGTTAGAAAATCACATACATAGCACTCTTTTGATCTTATATTCATAACAAGGCAAGCTGAAAGCTTTCTATAGACAGATATGCTATTAACTGACCATTTTGTCTTCAATAGAGGAATCGGAACTCAACAATCTGCTAGAAGGTACAAGATAATCAGCCAGCACTTGAACTTCTGGCCCTGCTTCAAGAATTGCAGGGGCACGAATAAAAATTCCACGAAATGTTTCAGGACCTCCTTCTTTGGAGACGAGCTCTGGCACTGAAAGCTCTGCCTCAAAGCTTTGAATCTAAATAAGTATGTATTTTAGTTAAATGTTATCCAAATTATCAAAGTGCACAAAAATATTTGTTCTTCAAACCAAGCATATTATTCCCTTCACTAATTTCATGTAGCTTTGTgtatcatatattatatttacatgCATAGAAATCCATAAATATTATCAGTTATAATGGAACGAATGCTAAATGTATTAAAACAAGAGAATTTTGTTTTGgcaaaataaacatgcaaaaacCCTGAATATTTgcaattattttagattttgatgCTTAAAGATCATAGGTTTGCATCCGGAAGCAACCTCTTTGCATATAAAGTTGCATACAATGACCCTCAGCCACACCTTTGCATAGTGAGGAGCCTTCGGACACTAGGGTACATTAGTTAGTTTTGATGCTTAAAGATAATAAGAAACTTGACCCAAGAAGGAAGCAGGTAGAAGAGGAAAGGAAGAGAGTTTAAAAGCTTCTCTAGGAATTTGATTAGTATCCCTTATGGCCGAGTTAGTGACAATGACAGTAGAGCCCCCAATATTTCTCCATTGGCGCCATTTAAGAATGACCCTTCCCCTTTACGTccacacacacaaaaagaattctaaGCTGAAATTTTCATCTCCAACAATTAACTAGGCTTCGTTGTACATTTGGGTTGTCATGGTTGTCAACAGTTTGTTTAATAGATTATAGTATAGCTTAAAATGCATAGCACATGCATTTACCTGGCTGCCAAAGAAATTTCTATGCACTGTACAATCAAGTCCACCAACCAAATATTGTCCACCAGTCTTCTGTCCTGAAATGATGtttgtcatttaaaatttttaaactattatctaatttttcaagtgagaaaaaaaattaagaataagatAGCTGATATTGTCTAAAATTCAACACAAgggaagaaaggagaagaaagaaacaaCCCACCCATAGCTTTATTTGCCAAGAATATAAGCCCTGCACAGGTTCCCCAAACAGGCTTTCCCATTTGTACAAACTCTCGTAAAGCAGGAAACTGAAAATCATAACATCCAACATAAATCTCCAATACCAAAATCATCACTTGGTTCCACGAGCATAAGATTATTATGTTAAGAATGTGTAAAGTTCAAAGCATTACTCAAAATTCACTCATTCAAAGCCACAATCACACAGAATCCCAAAAAACCGGTTCCCTTTCCATcattctcctctctctctcaccTATACTCATACCATAGTTACAAAATTCTCTCAATAAACCTATGTACCATACTGAATGCACCATACCACATATAAGATACTAGATTCTCTTTAAAGTAAATCttgtaataataatgtaaagaGTCACGAACCACCTACCTACACAAACTGCATACAAGTACTTGGTAAATATGACTCATACCAActatagaaaacaaaatttaaataaaaaaagtgccaAAACAACACACCATGAGGAATCCTAAAGCCAAAGAGACTCAAGAGACCTCAGCAAGCTCTAATATGTGTGACCTAGGCATAATAGAGGTACGTATCACGCCTATTTATGTCATGTGTCCTCTAATGGCTCTGATAACCGTTTCCTGCCATTTATCAGGGATGGTACATATCGCGCTGCTTCCATGTGTGTACGTACTACGTAGTGCTTATTGCACTCAACTCATGTCTTAGAAAGCTCTAACCTAGTATTGGGGCTAAGTCCTTCAAATTGTGGGTTTTGTCAGCCCAATTAAACGGTCCATGGCATAAAGTTTTTTATTGTCTTGGCCATCCTtagcaaggttttaaatatcgGCCGCCTTGTGGTTTTGTTGCATTTGTTGATATCGCAACAAATCACGGATAAATCCGGCCAATGCAGTCCCAATTGCGGTCGCGAACAGTTAAAATACCTTGATGTTGCGGCCCAAATCACAGCCGCGGATCATTTTTTGAAACCTTGATCCTTAGGGACTCGAATTTTACTTTGTATAACTCAATCAGTCTGGCTGTACAGTCCACATCCCCCTCAAGCACTAAGTCTGAAATACATGGGCACTTGTTATATATGGCCGGATAGTCCAGTTTCTATCTTATTCTTCTTACTTAACTTAAAAACACAACCAAACAAACTCTAATCCACATACTCAAGCTAAAATAAACCTTTTAACATTCCTCTGAAAAAAGCTAAATATTCTCAGCTTACGCAACCACGTTAGTAGTTACAACAGAGACATAAAAAGTTGCCAATacaatatttcattaaaaatgagAACACATATATGAATAGACATCAAAACTCAATGGATATAGCTCAGTTGATAACACATGCTGAGTTTGTGGGAAAGGAATGAGTTCGATTCTCATAGAATACATCCTTGGAAAGGGTTGAGGAACTTTTAAATGTGATTAAGCTCTAGACGGAGGATTAGTTGATAGCCGGCCGAAAGGGCCGAAGCTTGTGGAGATATCTCGGAGTCCCAGCCCTAATTACGGTGTTACCAAACaaagacataaaaataaaaacaaaagaggtAAAGAAAGCGACCAAGTTGTGATACTCGGCGAGCTTAGCCATAGTGGTGCTTTCTCCACCAGGGATTATGAGGGAACTAATTGTGTTAAGCTGCTCCGGCTTTCGAATCTCCACACCTTTCACTCCTAACCTTCTAAGTGctgccacaaaaaaaaaaaaaaaaaacaaaacaaaacaaaagggtTGTTGAAAAAGTGAATGGAGGGTGAGaagcaaaaacttaaaatgagaaaaataagagTAAGAAGGGAAAGATGAACGTGCCAGCTATGTGTTCGTTGAAAGATCCTTGCAGCGCGAGGACGCCAACGACGGCCAtgttgggggggggggagtggaGAAGCAGAGATagtgtgtttgtgttttggttttgaggttgttgaaaaaggttttgatgtTTTGTTTGTGTGTAACGGAATAATGTGTTGGGTTTTGGTCCTCTCGTTTGGGGGTGTCGCGGGTTAGTGTTTTGTGTTTAGTTCCCTCCCAACTTCACCGGTTCAGCTTGGTTGGCCCAAACTTAGGTTTAGTTTAGGATCGCGAAATTAGGCATGCTTGGTTGACTTGGTACCTATTTATGTATGCTTTGTTTagaggagagaaataaaaaatgacagtgtggaaattctaaaattttgaattgatgATAAGATTTGCAtataagataaaagaaaagaaagtaatGAATTTAGAGTGGATATGTTTTcttagtttcttaaaaaaattgtttgtttttgttttcatttaatttaagatTATTGAAAATAATGCTTATTATTAATTAGGAATGACATAATGTGTATCTAGATATGTTAAGTAATATgtgattttaaaatgatttcgGATGATACATGTTTTAAATAGGGGTGAATAAGTGGGCCGGTCCGTCTCCTATAAGGCCCGCCCGCATAAGTCTGCATTGGCAGCGGACTGGACCAGTCCGCCCCGCTTCTTACATGAACCGAATAAATTGGTCCGTTCCCGCCTCGCGGACCCCACGGGTCAAACGGGCCAGTCCGTGAGCatagttttaaaagaattttaattttaataaaaatacaatacaatcaaattaagttcaatacaaatgtaaataaaatatcaataattaatcaattacatcaataaaataaataatgtcttaacaaaagaaaatccaagtaataaatctaaaatatgaaatttaaacatctccaacaacaaatgattccaTATTTGAAGTAGTTTGACCCTTCCCCGTCTTCACATTTAATAGTacacaaaaataggataaaaataaattctagagagagaagagatgCACTTTGTGTGTGGCACGGTGGTGGGCCCGAGACTGTGTCGCTATGATGTGTCGATGATGTGTCGCGTGACTGCGTGAGTATGAGTCGCATTTTGTTTTAATgtgagctattttttataataaaaatatattgaaatatctttaaaaatatttatttaataattatttttaacttaaatgataagaattgatatttttattatttatggcttacagatatgaaaaagatagattaaaagaaaaaagatcaagaaaatatcaaaaaggaagatttctaacatgttatcacttatcttcttttatcttaatcttctatttctgttatcttttatttttcttatcttatcattttttatctttaccatcttttaatttaaatcttttatttttatttttaaatctttatcttatctaatatatttatttatctgttattttaaaagaaaagtttaaagtgaaaaagagaaaatcaaacctaatataATTGGGTTAGGATCACACAAATCAAACTTAACGCGGGATGCGGGCAACCCACAAACccgacaaacaaaaaaatatgatataaccATGGAACGTATAAAAAAATTGGCCCGTAATCGGCACGGACTGCGGGTCCCGCAAGCCAGTCCATGGACCTGGGCCCGTTTACCCACCTCTAGTTTTAAATGTGTGTTATGTCATAGTAatataaatatgtgattttaaaatgattttcgaAGATTTACATTTGCATGTTATGTTATAGTGAATTATCAGACGATCATTCTCTCAAAACAAATTGTCGAGCGATgataagaattattttaaaaataaatttataaggaatacaatttaaaaaatagaaaatggaaGATAATATTagctaaaaataatttcaatttttattgataaGAAATGGAAATTGGCAttaatctaaaatgacttatattatttttccatttCGATTTTTTTTCTACTAGTGAATTCCACACTAAAACTAGTTGAGTGGGTGGATGCAACAGGGCAGATTTAGTGTTGTGAGTTGCTTGAGTGGATGCATGTTTTGTGAGGTGTGAATGTGGACTCTAGGTGTCTCCCTTGTTCTGGTGTGACCCTAAGGTGTATAACACGACCTAAAGACTACACCAAGAACCCATATAAAGTGCGTAAGGTGTAATACTTGATCTAGATGCCTAAGTACAATGTTGAATTGAGTTGTTGCCTatgatttgttttgcttttactGACTGGAATGATCTATTTGGAATTTGTTAAATCCCATTGACGAACTTGAAGCACTACGTGTCTATGTTGAAATATTACCGGTTTTATGTCCAtaagatatttttgtaatatcCGGCAAGTTAATTAGTGTGACATGTTTTGTTACAAAAGTAATTaggaaaccaaaattaaaaatataaccgTGGTATTATTTCACATATAATTAatacacaaataatttttataataatactaaaaaaataaatataataacaaaagagAATTTAGAAAGAATATGGGTTGAAGCATGTTATGCGCTATCCGTaggaaaaaaatttcttcaCTGCACTcgtagaataaataaattaatatacatgTGTTCCTCTCTCAAGATACGACAAACAACTCATTAATCC of Glycine soja cultivar W05 chromosome 1, ASM419377v2, whole genome shotgun sequence contains these proteins:
- the LOC114415849 gene encoding probable pyridoxal 5'-phosphate synthase subunit PDX2 isoform X2, with protein sequence MAVVGVLALQGSFNEHIAALRRLGVKGVEIRKPEQLNTISSLIIPGGESTTMAKLAEYHNLFPALREFVQMGKPVWGTCAGLIFLANKAMGQKTGGQYLVGGLDCTVHRNFFGSQIQSFEAELSVPELVSKEGGPETFRGIFIRAPAILEAGPEVQVLADYLVPSSRLLSSDSSIEDKMENAEEESKVIVAVRQGNILATAFHPELTADTRWHSYFVKMSNEIGEEASSSSLVPAQVSTSQYQQPRNDLPIFQ
- the LOC114415849 gene encoding probable pyridoxal 5'-phosphate synthase subunit PDX2 isoform X1; its protein translation is MAVVGVLALQGSFNEHIAALRRLGVKGVEIRKPEQLNTISSLIIPGGESTTMAKLAEYHNLFPALREFVQMGKPVWGTCAGLIFLANKAMGQKTGGQYLVGGLDCTVHRNFFGSQIQSFEAELSVPELVSKEGGPETFRGIFIRAPAILEAGPEVQVLADYLVPSSRLLSSDSSIEDKMFWIWQENAEEESKVIVAVRQGNILATAFHPELTADTRWHSYFVKMSNEIGEEASSSSLVPAQVSTSQYQQPRNDLPIFQ